The region ACCAAGTGAATTTGATTCTTTTGAAACTTGGGATATGAGACAACATCCGAAGTTCCTGAAGCCACAAATAGTGGTTAGATTTTTGCAAACTTTGTCCAAGCAAGATGTAACTATCCTGACAATGAGGAGAAAAACAAATGGCTTTTACAAGTTGGTTCTCATTGCATGATGAGAAACGTgaccattttattttagatgGTGAcattgataattataaaattcaaagttatggtttttatttttattattttattttattaattaaattctatATTTCCATAATTATTTCCATAACAACGTTATAATGCAttgtttaaagaaataaattttttatttatttaccaaaaaaaaaaataaacactccTTGGAGCCCCTTAAATGAGAAATAGGCGTATTTAGGCGCAGTAATAATTAGTTGATTTTATTAGAAATCGGCGTGCAAAGACGAGTCGTGGCAAAAAGAAGCCGAAATGAAAGgctccaaaaataaaataaataattaaataaatatataaatattttttcttagaaaaaaaatataataatttttacattattCATGAAACGAAGGTTCTTTCATGCTCcacgtctctctctctctctatttagGGGAGCACGAGGAACCAGAGCTCCCATCCAAATCGTCTGAAATTTAGGTTTTTTCTCGTCCCATTTGATCGCGGAGACACACGAAGCCCGAGGTGAGATTTCCCCTCCGATTGCGCCATCTGTTTGTGTTTTGATCTTGTACTAAGATTACCGTAAATAGATTCATTAGGGTTTTGTTATTTCTGGTTGTAAATGTGAGATTGCCATCCCGAATGTTCCATTTTTGAATCTTGGATTAAAGTTGTGGGTTTAATTCGCCAAGATGTGATTttgattgtaatttttttttgggtatgaTTTTTAACTTGGCAAAGcgaaatttttggttttgatacGTTGATGAAGGTTTTAGTTTGACTCACTTGCATTGGTGCTTCTCTGCTCAGGTCTCTGGATTTTAGAAGACGAGGAACATTGATTGAGTGTTGTTAGAtcttttgatttaattgatttttgtatCACGATGGTGATTTCGGAGGTAGCCCTGCATGTTTTTTCTGGGGCGGTGCCTGGCCCTCGTTGTGATCTTTTAAACAGCAATTTACACTTCAGAGTACCAAGAAGAATCAATGCTATTTGTAGAAAGAAGCAGTTTTCTAATTCATTCAATGGATCATCGCACAATCGCATGTGGATTTATGGAATGCCATCTGATGATCTGTCTTTGCAATGTCATTGCCAAAAGGCTGAGGGTGTTGCTGGTGTAACCAGTGATGGTGGAAATGGGGCCTGGTTTAAGGATCCTGGCACCACAGTAAACCAGATTATTAGTGACACGAATGGCCAGAAAATTCTTGGTGTTGAGGAGCTTCAGCAGTCAAACAATGGGAAACCAGATGTGGGTGATAGTACTATGTCAGCTTCAGATGTAGCAGCTAGTCATGCCGCACGTAAGAAAAAGGGTAGTTCTATTGAGGATGAAGCATGGCGCCTTTTGCGGGATTCTGTGGTTTATTATTGTGGTAGTCCTGTTGGAACCATTGCTGCGAATGACCCTGCTGATTCCAGTGTTTTGAACTATGATCAAGTCTTCATTCGTGACTTCATACCTTCTGGCATTGCTTTCCTTTTAAAGGGGGAATATGATATTGTACGGAACTTCATTCTTTACACTCTTCAGCTTCAGGTAAACTTTGATTTCTGTTGCTTGTGTATGTTTTAGAATTTCTGTTTTGTTTTGACAGCATGAATAGTTTATCTGCCTGAGAAGCAATGCGGGTAGTGGTTAGGCTCTGATAGAGGCCATGTGTACTGAGATTTGGAACCTGATGGATCTTGAGTAGTTCTACAGTTGCAATTGCTTCTAAATGCTACATTTCCCCTCCGTTTGCTTGATCTTTTGGACTGAAATAGTTTATATCTCATTGAGTTTATATTTTCGAGTGTAGGTAAAGGTTACTTTCGATGCCTGGTGCATGCTTGTGGTTCCTgctgtaaattttaatttactatttttttattctgacAGAGCTGGGAGAAAACAATGGACTGCCATAGTCCTGGTCAAGGATTGATGCCTGCCAGCTTCAAGGTGCGAACTGTTCCACTTGATGGAGATGAATCAGCAACTGAAGAGGTCTTGGATCCTGACTTTGGAGAGGCTGCAATTGGCCGTGTTGCACCAGTTGATTCAGGTGAATAAAATCCACTAGTTTATAAGGCTTTTCCAGGTGAGGGAAGCATGATGTTTTATGAGGTCTTCCTGGTAGAAGTATTTGTAATTTGATTCTTACGCTTAAGTTACATTTCACTGGGATGAGCTTTCATTATTTTGATCTTTGCTTTCTTGGCCTGCAGTAGGCCCTTAATTTTGCTCCACTTTTAGTTTTACTGTACACTGCAGGATTGTGGTGGATTTATACTGTTAAGGGCATATGGGAAATGTTCTGGGGATCTTTCAGTTCAAGAGCGAATTGATGTGCAGACAGGGATTAAGATGATTTTAAGGCTTTGTCTGGCTGATGGCTTTGATATGTTTCCAACATTACTTGTGACAGATGGTTCTTGCATGATTGATCGTCGCATGGGTATTCATGGCCACCCTCTGGAAATCCAAGTAATCCTCATTCTAGAATTGTTTGCTGACATCTATATGTTGTTTCTCCCTTGTGAACACTTTAGGCTTCAGTTGATCAATTCTTTAGATTTCATTTAAAAAGTCACCAAGACGGGCATTGTCTATGCTACTTTATTGTCGCTTTTGGTTTTGCATAAATTAATTGAGCATCAGTAGGATTTGATTGGCTGTGAGTTGTCTCCATTaaaatgtgtattttttttcccttaaataaCAGCAAACTGTCATATAGTAAGTGATTTAAGAATCCTTAAATGAGTTAAAGCCCTGATGGAGCTTTTTACATTTTGCAGGCATTGTTTTATTCTGCTCTTCTATGTGCACGTGAAATGCTTGCTCCAGAGGATGGATCAGCCGATCTTATACGGGCACTGAATAACAGGTTAATAGCATTATCGTTTCATATTAGGGAGTATTACTGGGTCGACATGAGAAAATTGAATGAGATCTATCGATACAAAACAGAGGAGTATTCATATGATGCTGTGAACAAGTTCAATATCTACCCAGATCAGATTTCTCCATGGCTAGTTGAGTGGATGCCTAACAAAGGAGGTTATCTTATTGGTAATCTGCAGCCTGCTCACATGGATTTCCGTTTTTTTACTCTGGGAAATCTTTGGTCTGTTGTGAGCAGTTTGGCAACAACAAATCAATCTCATGCTATTTTGGATCTCATAGAGGCTAAGTGGTCTGATTTAGTGTCAGACATGCCTTTCAAGATTTGCTATCCTGCTCTTGAGGGTCAGGAGTGGAAGATCATTACTGGCAGTGATCCTAAGAACACGTTAAGTTTCCGTCTCTATTCTAAAGTTTTAGTTTCTTTAGTAATTCATCTTATCTATTATTGAACTTCCCTAGTCTTTGATTCTGG is a window of Dioscorea cayenensis subsp. rotundata cultivar TDr96_F1 chromosome 5, TDr96_F1_v2_PseudoChromosome.rev07_lg8_w22 25.fasta, whole genome shotgun sequence DNA encoding:
- the LOC120262425 gene encoding LOW QUALITY PROTEIN: neutral/alkaline invertase 3, chloroplastic-like (The sequence of the model RefSeq protein was modified relative to this genomic sequence to represent the inferred CDS: deleted 1 base in 1 codon); its protein translation is MVISEVALHVFSGAVPGPRCDLLNSNLHFRVPRRINAICRKKQFSNSFNGSSHNRMWIYGMPSDDLSLQCHCQKAEGVAGVTSDGGNGAWFKDPGTTVNQIISDTNGQKILGVEELQQSNNGKPDVGDSTMSASDVAASHAARKKKGSSIEDEAWRLLRDSVVYYCGSPVGTIAANDPADSSVLNYDQVFIRDFIPSGIAFLLKGEYDIVRNFILYTLQLQSWEKTMDCHSPGQGLMPASFKVRTVPLDGDESATEEVLDPDFGEAAIGRVAPVDSGLWWIILLRAYGKCSGDLSVQERIDVQTGIKMILRLCLADGFDMFPTLLVTDGSCMIDRRMGIHGHPLEIQALFYSALLCAREMLAPEDGSADLIRALNNRLIALSFHIREYYWVDMRKLNEIYRYKTEEYSYDAVNKFNIYPDQISPWLVEWMPNKGGYLIGNLQPAHMDFRFFTLGNLWSVVSSLATTNQSHAILDLIEAKWSDLVSDMPFKICYPALEGQEWKIITGSDPKNTPWSYHNGGSWPTLLWQLTVACIKMNRPEIAARAIDVAEKRIAADKWPEYYDTKKARFIGKQAHLYQTWSIAGYLVAKQLLANPDAANILWNEEDVEIINALNLMVDSSNPRSKRGRKILKKTYIV